The following is a genomic window from Candidatus Cloacimonadota bacterium.
GAGAGAAAATTTGATGGCGATATCGGCGGTTTCTTCGTCGCGGATTTCACCGATGAGAACGATGTCTGGGTCTTGACGCAAAACGGAACGAAGAGCGGAACCGAAGGTTAGCCCAATCTGCTCCTTGGTTTCAATCTGGGTGATGCCTTCAAGACGATATTCCACAGGGTCTTCCACGGTGATGATGTTTGTTTCAATATCTAGAATTTCTTTCAGCGCGGCGTGGAGGGTGGTGGATTTTCCGCTGCCGGTGGGTCCGGAAACAATGATGATTCCATAAGGCCGGCGGATAATGCGGGAAAAAATATCCATGTCCTGGCCTCCGAAGCCGAGTGTGGTGAGCAAAAAGCCAAATTCACCCTTGTCCAGAAGACGCATCACAACTTTTTCCCCCAACACGGTGGGCGTGATGGAAACACGGACGTCCACGCTCTTTATGCTGGTTTTCAGCGCAATGTGACCGTCCTGAGGAAGGCGTCGTTCGGCGATATTGAGCTTGGACATCACTTTCACCAGCGAAATGAGGCCGGGGTGCATGCCTATGGGCGGGGTCATCACTTCTCGCAGGGCACCGTCCACGCGATAGCGCACGCGGGTGCTTTTCATCAGCGGCTCGATGTGGATGTCCGTGGCGTTGGATTTGATGGCCTCGTTGATGATGAGGTTGAGCAGCTTCACGATGGGCGCGTCCGCTTCTCCGGAGGCAGCGGCGATGGTGATTTCATTGTCTTCATCATCCATGGTCACAAAATCGAATCCGCCAACCGCGTCTTCCACCTGGGTGGTGGTGCGGATGCTTTTGTAATATTTTTCGATGCTGCTGTGGAGCATGGAATCCGAGATGAGCCTGGGTTTTACATGTTTGCCCAGAATCTTTTTGAGGCTGTCCAAAACGGTGAGGTTGTCCGGGTCTGCCATTGCAACCACGACGCCATCAGCGTCTTCACGCAGCGCAATCACGCGGTTTTCATTCGCGTAGGGCTCTGGCACCAGACAAACCACCTCCAAATCCAAATCCATAAGTTCAGATTCCTGAACAACTTCATAGCCCAGTTGGAGGTTCAGGGCGTTAAGCAATTGAGTTTCGGTGATGTGCCCAAGCTTAATCAGGGTTTCGCCGATTTTGAGACCAAAGTTTCCCTGCTTGATGAGGGCTTCCTTGATTTGGTCTTCACTCACAATTCCGTCGTGGACAAGAATCTCGCCCAGACGGGCATACTGGGGGTTAAAGTTCATTTATATCTTCCTTTAAGGATTTTTAAAACATTTTCAAAGCCCCGAGGCCTTAAAAAGGGAAAAATATCCCGGCGGAGACGGGGTTTTCCGCCTCCGCGCGGGTTTCAATATGCTTTAGAAAGGAGGTCCGGGAGTCCAGTAACGGTAAAGTGCCACACTGGTTTCAGCCGTGACGTTGGTTCCCAAAATCCTGGCTACAATGCTGGCGCTGGTTTGCCCAGGCGTTTCAACAGGAGGCGGTTCGGCCGCGGGGATTTCAATCCGGTGGAAGCGAATTTGCCCCCATGCCCAGCCTGCATAATCTCCGGTGCCATAACTCCCATTGTCTGTTATTATTCGCCAGGCTGGATCCCCTGGATAGTTATTATTGTAGCCCGGTACAGCCACAAACTGTCCTTTGGTGGAAATTAGCATGATGGGCGCGTTTCCAACCGGCTGTCCTTGTCCATCTGTAAGCACAGCAAAGAGATCAGTCGATTTCCAATCCGGGCTGGTGTCTCCATAAACCAGTGACCATGGGTTTGCCTGAAGCTCAAAGCGCGGGTCGTTCAGAGGAAGCTGGACAGTTGCATATCCATCCACACCTTCACCCTGAATGGCGCCGGTGCTGGCTCGGATTGTAATCCAATCGTAGGTATAGTTTCCAGAATAGTTTACCGTTGTGTAGGCCACGCCTCCCAGAGAGTCGTCCTGGGCACTCACGTTGCCAACATAGCCGGTGGCTCCAATCTGGCAATTTGTGATATTGTTTATCAGCTCGAAAAACACGGAGGTTCCTCTGCTGACCGGGTTGCCATAGATATCTTTAACCACAGCTCCCGCAACAACTTCCCAGAGACCACCACCCACGTTTTCACCGGTGTTGAACCCTCCAATGAAGGGCACCACAGAGTGAGGCGGACCAGATTTTATCACAATGCTTCCCTTGGTTGCCCTCACCCAGCGTCCAGACGCGGATGTGCAGGAAGCGCGAACCACCAGGATTCCGCTTTCCGTACCCGCATTCACCGAGATTTGGGCTTCACCTCCTGTGGATACAACCAAAACGCTGTCCCTCACGGGCTGGTTATTCAAGTTCGCTCCGGCAGGCGGATTGGTGTTCATGATTCTGAAATAGACGTTTTGGGGCGAATCAATCAGGTTGCCATTGATGTCTTTCAGTTTCACGCGCAGGATGGCGGATTCGTCTCCACCGGTGTTTGCCACGTCGAGCTCAAGCTGGCCTTCCTGGGTGAATGAAATGGAGTGAATGTCGTCGGAAGTGACATTGAAAATGAGCTGGGTCTGAAGTGTATCGTTATTGGCAAAAGCCTTGATAGTTGCGGCTCCAGCCACCAATCCGGGAGTGAAGCGCACCTGGGCTTCGCCCATGTTGTCTGTGTTGACAGTGAAGGTGTTGCTGGTATTCACGAAGGTACCCAGGTTCGTTTCAAAACGCACGGGTTTTATCTGGCAGGGGTTTCCATGAGGGTCGTTCAGCGTGGCACGCATGAAGATGCGGTTTTGGCTTGCCACAAAGCTGGTGTCTGCCTCAACCATTTCGCCACCCACTTCCACAAAGGATTGCAGTCCAATCTGGAAAGGATTACCGGGACGGACCAGCACTTCACGCATGCTTTGCTTGTCACCGATGCTGGCAGTCACGAAACCATTATCGACCCCCGGTGTGGTGGTGGCAACAGCTCCCGCATTGTATCTCACGTAGGCTCTGCCATTTATAGTTTTGGCAACAATGGAGACACCCAAAACGTTGCCGGCTTCGTCCACAAACCTTCCCATGGTGCAGTTGAAACTGATTAAGGTGTTATCCGGCACGGGATTGCCCAAAATGTTCATGGCTTGGGCATTTATTTCCGTGGTCTGCATCACGTTCATGGGATAGGGGTTTGCCTGAGAAAGGAAATTCAGGGTCACGGATTCCACTTCGGGCACGTCGTCGATGAAAACCTGAACCCTGGCAGTGTCGGCAGAAACCACCTGTTCCGGGTTTTTTTCCGAATATTTGCGCACCACAGCGGTGATGGTTGCCAAACCTCTTTCGCCAGAGTCGTAGAAAGTGGCGGTGGCAACACCGCTGCTGTCTGTGGCCACGGAGGTGATAATGCTTCCCACATCAGTGCGGAAACTCACAAGCTGGTTTGCCACACCAAAGCCTTCTCCATCTTTAACGGTCACACTGATATCGGAGAAGGTGATGTTGTTGTCACAATAGATGGTATCCGGAGATGCCACAATCTTTGTGATTTTGCGCATTTCGGAGGGGTTTGTGGTGGATCCTCCAGTTGGTGGAGGCAAGCGGCGGTCGCAAGATGAAAACACCAGCAATGCAATCGCCAACAGTAAAAGAAGGGGTAAAAGATTCTTAATTTTATTCATTTTGATCCCCCAAATCAATCATTTTCTTCATATTTG
Proteins encoded in this region:
- the tadA gene encoding Flp pilus assembly complex ATPase component TadA — protein: MNFNPQYARLGEILVHDGIVSEDQIKEALIKQGNFGLKIGETLIKLGHITETQLLNALNLQLGYEVVQESELMDLDLEVVCLVPEPYANENRVIALREDADGVVVAMADPDNLTVLDSLKKILGKHVKPRLISDSMLHSSIEKYYKSIRTTTQVEDAVGGFDFVTMDDEDNEITIAAASGEADAPIVKLLNLIINEAIKSNATDIHIEPLMKSTRVRYRVDGALREVMTPPIGMHPGLISLVKVMSKLNIAERRLPQDGHIALKTSIKSVDVRVSITPTVLGEKVVMRLLDKGEFGFLLTTLGFGGQDMDIFSRIIRRPYGIIIVSGPTGSGKSTTLHAALKEILDIETNIITVEDPVEYRLEGITQIETKEQIGLTFGSALRSVLRQDPDIVLIGEIRDEETADIAIKFSLTGHLVFSTLHANDAPSTVTRLIDIGIKPYLVGSSLSLVMAQRLVRKICPYCIADYKPTEQELSDCGLTAEEAAKIDFKTGRGCVHCDNTGFSGRTGIFELLVVNPEIRSLVYEGGNQDLIRDAALRSGMRTLHDAAMEKMIAGVTTIREVIKMTIVE